The proteins below are encoded in one region of Kiritimatiellia bacterium:
- a CDS encoding P-loop NTPase, with product MDRQTEVLDSLRHIVDPDLGQDIVSLGFIKNLAIDGSGHVSFTLELTTPACPIKEQFRQQCEDAVRRLPWVTSVSVSLSARSRTGESNPLLARSRGLERVWHIIAVSSCKGGVGKSTTAVNLAYCLHQLGAKTGLFDADVYGPSLPTLVSPVERELFMRNDLIQPLEFEGVRLMSFGFVPSASGGGAAIMRGPMVTQVINQLLTGTDWGELDYLVIDMPPGTGDVQLTLTQIIPITAAVIVTTPQQLSFVDVVKGIQMFDKLKVPTVAVVENMSYFVCPDNGKTYYLFGQGARRKLVEQFGIRNSFEMPIDPEISRLSDAGTPVVLADPEGPSSRRYREIASAVVREIEKLAHSGFARPRVSFSADRGIVLTLPNGEQRVCTPAELRRACRCAHCVEEFSGKPLLDPASIPESIHPRSITPMGNYAVAITWSDGHSSSIYPYELLMQVTKPAS from the coding sequence ATGGACCGCCAAACTGAAGTGCTCGACAGCCTCCGGCATATCGTTGATCCCGATCTGGGGCAGGATATCGTATCGCTCGGGTTCATCAAGAATCTTGCCATCGACGGGTCGGGGCATGTCTCATTTACGCTGGAATTGACGACACCAGCCTGCCCCATCAAGGAGCAGTTCCGGCAACAGTGTGAGGATGCGGTCCGTCGGCTGCCCTGGGTGACGTCCGTTTCGGTTTCCCTAAGCGCCCGAAGCCGAACGGGCGAGTCGAATCCGCTGCTTGCGCGCTCGAGGGGCCTCGAGCGCGTGTGGCACATTATTGCGGTTTCGAGTTGCAAGGGCGGCGTCGGCAAATCGACCACGGCCGTCAATCTGGCCTACTGCCTTCACCAACTCGGCGCGAAGACGGGTCTCTTCGACGCGGATGTATACGGGCCGAGCCTGCCTACCCTGGTCTCGCCCGTCGAACGGGAATTGTTTATGCGCAATGACCTGATCCAGCCGCTGGAGTTTGAGGGCGTCCGGCTGATGTCGTTTGGATTCGTTCCATCGGCCTCCGGCGGAGGGGCGGCCATTATGAGAGGGCCGATGGTCACTCAGGTGATCAACCAGCTTCTTACTGGCACGGATTGGGGCGAGCTGGATTATCTTGTGATCGACATGCCCCCGGGAACCGGTGATGTTCAGTTAACTCTAACCCAGATCATTCCAATCACTGCGGCCGTGATTGTAACAACACCACAACAACTTAGCTTTGTCGATGTGGTCAAAGGGATCCAGATGTTCGACAAGCTGAAAGTTCCCACCGTCGCCGTGGTCGAAAACATGAGCTATTTCGTATGTCCAGACAATGGAAAGACCTATTACCTGTTCGGACAGGGTGCGAGGCGAAAACTGGTCGAGCAGTTCGGCATCCGGAATTCATTCGAGATGCCGATCGATCCGGAAATTTCGCGCTTGAGCGACGCAGGGACACCCGTGGTGTTGGCCGATCCCGAGGGTCCCAGCTCGCGTCGTTACCGTGAAATCGCATCGGCGGTGGTGCGCGAAATTGAAAAACTAGCCCATTCCGGTTTTGCGAGGCCTAGAGTTTCTTTTTCGGCGGATCGCGGGATCGTGTTGACCCTGCCGAACGGCGAGCAACGAGTTTGCACGCCCGCCGAACTTCGGCGCGCATGTCGTTGCGCCCACTGCGTGGAGGAGTTCTCGGGAAAGCCGCTGCTTGATCCCGCAAGCATTCCGGAATCCATCCATCCTCGGAGCATCACGCCGATGGGCAATTATGCCGTCGCCATCACGTGGAGCGACGGCCATTCGTCCTCGATCTACCCTTACGAACTGCTGATGCAGGTGACGAAACCTGCCTCCTAA
- a CDS encoding M48 family metallopeptidase, translating to MKWWLIVLAALLAVGCSTVDPVTGQQVNNLYTIEDDIQLGRQVLGDIIKKMREENVPINADREKVAKLQEMVRRITAVSHMPDLPYEIYLFETNIVNAFAAPGGQMGVFSGLYHPEQGLVRDDDELAAVIAHEVAHVTCRHVTEALTRELPVRLALLGGMIYAEVKGKEELAAGLAVGFLVYEGLILPKYSRENEFEADRVGTMYMAKAGYDPRAAVRIWERAAARSKDPKLFAFLSSHPTDSQRAEALKKILPEAIAEYERARAAGRPQ from the coding sequence ATGAAATGGTGGTTGATCGTTCTGGCGGCACTTCTCGCGGTGGGCTGTTCCACCGTCGACCCGGTGACAGGCCAGCAGGTTAACAACCTCTACACGATTGAAGATGACATCCAATTGGGGCGCCAGGTCCTCGGCGACATCATCAAAAAGATGCGGGAGGAAAACGTACCCATCAATGCCGACCGTGAAAAAGTGGCCAAGCTTCAAGAAATGGTCCGGCGAATTACCGCCGTCTCCCACATGCCGGATCTACCCTACGAGATTTATTTGTTCGAGACCAACATTGTGAACGCCTTCGCAGCGCCAGGCGGGCAAATGGGTGTGTTTTCGGGTTTGTATCATCCGGAGCAGGGACTGGTTCGGGACGACGATGAATTGGCGGCTGTCATCGCGCACGAAGTTGCTCATGTAACATGCCGGCATGTCACTGAAGCGCTGACCCGCGAGCTGCCGGTCCGCCTGGCGCTTCTGGGCGGAATGATTTACGCGGAAGTCAAAGGCAAAGAGGAACTCGCCGCTGGCCTTGCAGTCGGATTTCTCGTCTATGAAGGGTTGATACTTCCCAAGTATTCCCGCGAAAATGAATTCGAGGCGGATCGGGTCGGAACCATGTACATGGCAAAAGCTGGATATGATCCGCGGGCGGCCGTGCGGATTTGGGAGCGCGCCGCAGCCCGGTCGAAAGACCCGAAACTGTTTGCGTTCCTGTCTTCCCATCCCACCGACAGCCAACGCGCGGAAGCGCTGAAGAAGATTTTGCCGGAAGCGATCGCGGAATATGAGCGCGCCCGCGCAGCCGGTCGTCCCCAGTGA
- a CDS encoding SDR family NAD(P)-dependent oxidoreductase, whose translation MRLPAVEHKTVLITGCSTGIGRATARLLRDHGWRVLATARQLKDVDSLASEGFESFPLDLADDRSVAEGAKTALNRTNGRIGALVNNAGYGQPGALEDVSREALRRQFEVNVFGLQDLTNRILPAMIKAGAGRIVHVSSVLGRLAIPLMGAYCATKHAVEALADAQRIELRNTGVGVILIEPGPIETAFHRNARTAAESMLPGSPRFDLERYALLVEADRRFAMKPESVAKAILKALESRCPRRRYTITVPAKIGPLLRTMLPGAWWDALLEYRIRNLRK comes from the coding sequence ATGCGTTTGCCCGCCGTTGAACACAAAACCGTCTTAATCACCGGCTGCTCCACCGGGATCGGCCGTGCCACGGCGCGGCTGCTCCGTGACCATGGGTGGCGCGTCCTCGCAACCGCGCGCCAATTGAAAGATGTCGATTCATTGGCCTCCGAGGGTTTCGAGTCGTTTCCGCTCGATCTTGCCGACGACCGTTCTGTGGCTGAAGGGGCGAAAACGGCGTTGAACCGTACGAATGGCCGGATTGGCGCGCTGGTCAACAACGCGGGGTACGGGCAGCCTGGCGCGCTCGAGGACGTCTCGCGGGAGGCGTTGCGCCGGCAGTTTGAAGTGAATGTCTTCGGGCTGCAGGACCTGACCAATCGGATTTTGCCCGCGATGATTAAGGCCGGTGCGGGGCGAATCGTTCACGTGAGCTCGGTGTTGGGGCGGCTCGCAATACCGCTGATGGGCGCGTATTGCGCAACTAAACACGCAGTCGAAGCGCTCGCCGACGCCCAACGCATTGAGCTCCGGAACACGGGCGTCGGCGTGATCCTCATCGAGCCCGGCCCCATCGAAACGGCGTTTCATCGAAATGCTCGGACCGCTGCCGAATCCATGCTCCCCGGCTCCCCGCGATTCGACCTTGAGAGATATGCTCTGCTGGTCGAGGCGGATCGACGATTTGCGATGAAGCCTGAGTCCGTCGCAAAAGCCATCTTGAAGGCACTCGAATCGCGCTGTCCACGTCGCCGCTATACCATCACTGTTCCCGCAAAGATAGGCCCTCTGCTTCGCACCATGCTTCCTGGGGCGTGGTGGGATGCGCTCTTGGAATACAGGATTCGCAATTTGCGAAAATAG
- a CDS encoding lysophospholipid acyltransferase family protein, which produces MAVRFRHRLEYAFFRSFEAVLNALPLWAAYAAAAAVAAIAYRLFPARPREARRRIAQVFPEKSPREIDRIARLSLRNLFFNAVELARAPTLDARWIERHVDYQSFVQTVQPHLTPGRGAIFVIPHMGNWDLTGIVGARRFRFPMFFIVGRQRNPLTDARLHRLRSATGLEFLYREDDNVRTILRNLKQGKIFGVVPDVRMPMPGIPVTLFGFPADLPAGPAVFARRANVPIIIGYARRVGWSRHVWHFEPPIFPDEERPADDEAKALTQRMADVFTRAVQAHPDQYFWYNRRWVLEPREG; this is translated from the coding sequence ATGGCGGTCCGATTTCGACACCGCCTCGAGTACGCATTTTTCCGGTCATTCGAGGCCGTCCTAAACGCCCTGCCCCTGTGGGCAGCATATGCCGCGGCGGCCGCTGTGGCCGCGATCGCCTACAGGCTCTTCCCCGCTCGGCCACGCGAAGCCCGGCGCCGGATCGCGCAGGTCTTTCCGGAAAAATCGCCCCGCGAAATCGACCGGATCGCGCGCCTCAGTTTACGAAATTTGTTTTTCAACGCCGTCGAACTGGCCCGGGCACCGACGCTGGATGCCCGCTGGATTGAACGGCACGTCGACTACCAATCGTTCGTGCAAACGGTCCAGCCTCATTTGACGCCGGGGCGGGGCGCCATTTTCGTCATTCCTCATATGGGAAATTGGGATCTGACGGGAATCGTCGGAGCCCGCCGATTCCGCTTCCCGATGTTTTTCATCGTAGGACGGCAACGGAATCCGCTCACGGACGCGAGACTTCATAGACTTCGAAGCGCTACCGGCCTCGAGTTCCTGTATCGGGAAGACGACAATGTCAGGACGATTCTGCGGAATCTGAAGCAGGGCAAGATTTTTGGCGTGGTGCCCGATGTCCGCATGCCGATGCCGGGCATTCCGGTCACCCTCTTCGGATTCCCGGCGGACCTGCCGGCGGGACCGGCAGTCTTCGCTCGGCGCGCGAATGTTCCGATCATCATTGGATACGCCCGGCGCGTCGGCTGGTCCCGGCATGTCTGGCATTTCGAACCGCCCATTTTCCCCGACGAAGAACGGCCCGCCGATGACGAGGCAAAAGCGCTGACCCAGAGAATGGCGGATGTGTTCACCCGCGCCGTTCAGGCGCATCCGGACCAGTATTTCTGGTATAATCGGCGTTGGGTCTTGGAACCGCGCGAAGGCTAG
- a CDS encoding metal ABC transporter permease gives MASTATLTAISCAMVGSLLLVRRMAMLGDAITHAALPGLAVAFLITGSRDTFPMLLGAVLAALATSVLARWISAVGRVEEHASLGIVFTTLFAFGLVLMVRVADRVDLDPSCVLYGALELTPLETVKVGGVAVPRAFLVNAGAAVMVAGVCALLHKEFLISAFDPTTAAIQGFRPRVMDQVVAALGALVAVAGFETVGSILVVALLVVPAATARLITSRFGPMMGLSVLLAAASVWLGHLGALELPKLAGFRDTNSAGMAAVAAGLLFGLALFFSPEYGLVVRSVRAARLRYRIGLEDALASLYRREERGAHAAQAPSAFWLGRLRRRGWISQDARGWRLTEEGLIQARALIRSHRLWETFLVNRAKVPTDQAHIASERLEHVTPPGLRESLDRDLSHPSRDPQGREIPRDHLHG, from the coding sequence ATGGCGTCGACTGCCACGCTGACGGCGATTTCGTGCGCCATGGTTGGTTCGCTGCTGCTCGTCCGGCGAATGGCGATGCTGGGGGACGCTATTACACATGCCGCCCTCCCGGGCCTTGCGGTGGCGTTCCTTATAACGGGCAGCCGGGACACCTTCCCGATGTTGCTAGGCGCGGTCCTCGCCGCCCTGGCGACGTCAGTTCTCGCCCGATGGATTTCGGCTGTCGGTCGGGTCGAGGAACATGCGTCGCTGGGGATCGTTTTTACGACGTTGTTCGCGTTCGGACTCGTTCTGATGGTCCGGGTGGCCGATCGCGTCGATCTGGATCCCTCCTGCGTTTTGTATGGCGCGCTGGAATTGACGCCGCTCGAGACGGTGAAGGTCGGCGGAGTTGCCGTGCCTCGTGCCTTTTTGGTCAACGCCGGCGCCGCGGTGATGGTCGCGGGCGTCTGTGCGCTGTTGCACAAGGAATTTCTAATCAGCGCGTTTGACCCGACCACCGCGGCGATTCAAGGGTTCCGCCCGCGTGTCATGGATCAGGTCGTGGCGGCCCTTGGAGCCTTGGTTGCGGTTGCCGGTTTCGAGACGGTGGGCAGCATCCTGGTTGTTGCCCTGTTGGTCGTGCCCGCGGCAACCGCCCGGCTTATCACCTCGCGTTTTGGGCCCATGATGGGCCTCAGCGTGTTGCTCGCGGCGGCCTCGGTATGGCTGGGGCATCTGGGTGCGCTGGAGCTGCCCAAACTCGCGGGCTTTCGCGACACCAACTCGGCCGGGATGGCTGCCGTCGCCGCCGGCCTCCTGTTTGGTCTGGCTCTGTTCTTTTCGCCAGAGTATGGGCTGGTGGTCCGATCAGTGCGCGCGGCACGCCTGAGATATCGGATCGGCTTGGAGGACGCGCTGGCATCGCTGTACCGGCGAGAAGAGCGGGGTGCGCATGCTGCGCAAGCACCTTCCGCATTTTGGCTGGGTCGGCTGCGCCGGCGAGGGTGGATTTCGCAGGATGCCCGCGGTTGGCGTTTGACGGAAGAAGGGTTGATTCAGGCGCGGGCGCTGATTCGTTCGCACCGATTGTGGGAGACCTTCCTCGTGAACCGCGCGAAGGTTCCAACGGACCAGGCGCACATTGCTTCGGAACGGTTGGAACATGTGACGCCGCCTGGGCTTCGCGAATCGCTTGACCGTGACCTATCTCATCCCTCGCGTGATCCGCAGGGGCGGGAAATTCCCCGCGATCATCTTCACGGTTGA